The genome window GCACAAATTTATCATTTATTACGTCGTCAGATCATTCGTCCGCTGCGTAAGCCGTTAATTGTAATGTCTCCTAAGAGCTTGTTGCGTCATAAGCAAGCAGTATCTACTTTGGAAGACTTGGCTGAAGGTAGCTTCCAGCCTGTCATTCCTGAAACGGATAACCTCGATCCTAAGAAAGTAAAACGTGTCGTCCTATGTGGCGGTAAGGTATATTACGATCTTTATAATCGTCGTGCTGAACTCGAAAAGGATGATGTTGCTATCGTTCGTATCGAGCAGCTATACCCGTTCCCAGAAGATATTCTTGCTGAGACAATCAAAGATTACACTAACCTCGAATCAGTTGTGTGGTGTCAAGAAGAGCCTATGAACCAGGGTGCATGGTACTGCACTCAGCATCATATGCGCGCTTCATTGAAGATGCACAATCCTGCGTTGCAATTGGAAGGCGTGGGCCGTCCTGCCGCAGCGGCTCCAGCGGTTGGTTACATCTCTGTTCACGTTGAGCAGCAAGAAAAATTGGTTAACGACGCCATTAACGGTTAATGATCAAGCTGCCCCTCGGGGGCGGCTTTCTGAGTATAGTTAAGGAATGCACATGTCCATCGAAATTAAAGCTCCTACTTTCCCTGAATCGGTTGCGGATGGCACCGTCGCTACATGGCACAAGCAGCCAGGCGAAGCATGTTCAGCAGATGAACTGATTGTTGATATTGAAACAGATAAAGTTGTATTAGAAGTGGTTGCGCCAGAAGACGGTGTAATCAAAGAAATCCTCAAGGGCGAAGGCGATACCGTTCTTAGTGATGAAGTAATTGCTGTATTTGAAGCCGGCGCTGCAGGCTCTGCTGCTCCAGCGGCTGATGCTTCACCAGCAGCTGACTCTGCTCCAGCAGGTGACGCTGATAAAGTAGGTCCAGCGGCTCGTAAGTTAATTGATGAGCACGGCCTTGATGCGTCTAAAATTCCTGGTACAGGAAAGAATGGCGGCATTACTAAAGAAGACGTGCAGAATTTCATGAATTCTGGTGCACAACCAGCGGCAGCAGCTCCGGCAGCGGCAGCTGCACCGGCTCCTGCAGCACCTGCGGTTAGCGTTAATGTTGCAGCCGGTGAGCGTGTTGAAAAACGTGTTCCTATGACTCGCTTACGTGCAACTATTGCTAAGCGTCTAGTTGATGCGCAGCAAAATGCAGCCATGTTAACAACGTATAACGAAGTTAATATGAAGCCGATTATGGAATTGCGTAAGCAGTACAAAGATTTGTTTGAGAAAACGCATAACGGTACACGTTTAGGTTTCATGTCATTCTTTGTTAAAGCGGCAACTGAGGCACTAAAACGTTTCCCTGCTGTAAACGCATCTATCGATGGTAATGACATGGTTTACCATGGCTATCAAGATATCGGTGTTGCCGTATCTACAGATCGTGGTTTGATGGTTCCGGTATTGCGCGACACTGATAGCATGAGCTTGGCTGATGTTGAATCAACGATACGCGACTTTGGTCTTCGCGGTCGTGACGGTAAGCTGGGTCTAAATGATATGCAAGGCGGTACGTTTACTATCACGAACGGTGGTGTATTCGGCTCGTTAATGTCTACTCCAATCTTGAATCCGCCACAAACGGCTATCTTGGGTATGCACAAAATCCAAGACCGCCCAATGGCTGTAAACGGTCAGGTTGAAATTTTGCCAATGATGTATCTGGCACTGTCTTACGACCATCGTATGATTGACGGTAAAGAAGCGGTACAATTCTTGGTGACAATCAAGGACTTGCTGGAAGATCCAGCACGTATGCTTCTTGACGTTTAATGTACACCCGTAATCAACGAAATTAATAGGTAGATCAATGTCACAGAAATTTGATGTTATCGTTATTGGTGCAGGCCCTGGTGGTTATGTTGCTGCAATTCGCGCTGCACAATTAGGTTTGAAAACAGCATGTGTTGAAAAATGGGTTGATGAAAAAGGTGCTGCTGTTTTAGGTGGTACTTGTTTAAACGTTGGTTGTATTCCTTCTAAAGCGTTACTGGAATCAACTCACAAGTTCCATGAAGCGGCTCATGATTTCTCTGTTCACGGTATTAATGCTGGTGACGTCCAAATGGACGTTAAACAGATGGTCGCTCGCAAAGATAAGATCGTTAAAAACTTAACCGGTGGTATTACTGGGTTGTTCAAAGCGAACGGTGTAACTACCCTGCAAGGTATGGGTAAGTTGTTAGCTGGTAAGCAAGTTGAAGTGACTGCAGCTGATGGTACGGCGACCGTATACGACGCTGATAACGTTATTTTGGCTTCTGGCTCTGTACCTGTTGAGATTCCACCAGCTCCGTTAACAGAAGGTTTAATTCTTGATAACGCAGGTGCACTTGATATCTCTGAAACACCAAAGCGTTTGGGCGTTATTGGTGCCGGTGTAATCGGTCTAGAGATGGGTTCAGTATGGGCTCGTTTGGGTACAGAAGTAACTGTACTGGAAGCAATGGATTCTTTCTTAGCACTAGCGGATCAAGATGTAGCTAAAGAAGCGGCTAAGCTGCTCAAAAAGCAAAATCTAGACATCAAGTTAGGTGCACGTTGCACAGGCACAGAAATCATTGACGGCAAAGAAGTGAAGGTTAAATTCACTGATGCTGAAGGCGATAAAGAAATCATCGTAGATAAGCTCATCGTTGCTGTTGGCCGTCGTCCACAAACAAACGGTTTGTTGGCTGGTGATTCTGGCGTTAAGCTTGATGAGCGTGGTTTTATCTTTGTTGATGAAAACTGCCGTACAGAGGTTCCAGGTGTTTACGCAATCGGTGATAGCGTTCGTGGACCTATGTTGGCTCATAAAGCATCTGAAGAAGGCATTATGGTTGCAGATATCATTGCAGGTCATAAAGCCGCTCTTAACTATGATGTTATTCCTAACATCATTTACACGTACCCTGAGTTGGCTTGGGTTGGTAAGACTGAGCAAGAACTGAAAGCGGAAGGTGTAAAAATTAAAGTCGGTAAATTCCCATTTGCAGCAAATGGCCGTGCTATGGCGTCTAACGCTACAGATGGCTTTGTAAAAATGATTGCCGACGAAGAAACTGATCGTGTATTGGGTGTTCATATCGTAAGCGCTATTGCTTCCGAGTTGATTGGCCAAGCGGCTATCGCTATGGAATTCTGTTCAAGTGCAGAAGACCTACAGATGACTGTTTTTGCTCACCCTACAGTCAGTGAAGCAATACACGAAGCTGCATTAGCTGTGGATAATCACGCTATCCATATGGCTAATCGTAAAAAGCGTTAAATTAGTACATATTCATAGTTTCGGCCGAACCACAAGTTCGGCCGATATTGCGAGAGCTTGTCATAAGCCTTGTGGCCCCGGAGGGCAAACCCTTCGGATTTATCAGTGACAACACAACGGACTAGAGCATGAATCTTCACGAGTACCAAGGCAAACAACTGTTTGCTCAATATGGTC of Neptunomonas phycophila contains these proteins:
- the odhB gene encoding 2-oxoglutarate dehydrogenase complex dihydrolipoyllysine-residue succinyltransferase, with product MSIEIKAPTFPESVADGTVATWHKQPGEACSADELIVDIETDKVVLEVVAPEDGVIKEILKGEGDTVLSDEVIAVFEAGAAGSAAPAADASPAADSAPAGDADKVGPAARKLIDEHGLDASKIPGTGKNGGITKEDVQNFMNSGAQPAAAAPAAAAAPAPAAPAVSVNVAAGERVEKRVPMTRLRATIAKRLVDAQQNAAMLTTYNEVNMKPIMELRKQYKDLFEKTHNGTRLGFMSFFVKAATEALKRFPAVNASIDGNDMVYHGYQDIGVAVSTDRGLMVPVLRDTDSMSLADVESTIRDFGLRGRDGKLGLNDMQGGTFTITNGGVFGSLMSTPILNPPQTAILGMHKIQDRPMAVNGQVEILPMMYLALSYDHRMIDGKEAVQFLVTIKDLLEDPARMLLDV
- the lpdA gene encoding dihydrolipoyl dehydrogenase codes for the protein MSQKFDVIVIGAGPGGYVAAIRAAQLGLKTACVEKWVDEKGAAVLGGTCLNVGCIPSKALLESTHKFHEAAHDFSVHGINAGDVQMDVKQMVARKDKIVKNLTGGITGLFKANGVTTLQGMGKLLAGKQVEVTAADGTATVYDADNVILASGSVPVEIPPAPLTEGLILDNAGALDISETPKRLGVIGAGVIGLEMGSVWARLGTEVTVLEAMDSFLALADQDVAKEAAKLLKKQNLDIKLGARCTGTEIIDGKEVKVKFTDAEGDKEIIVDKLIVAVGRRPQTNGLLAGDSGVKLDERGFIFVDENCRTEVPGVYAIGDSVRGPMLAHKASEEGIMVADIIAGHKAALNYDVIPNIIYTYPELAWVGKTEQELKAEGVKIKVGKFPFAANGRAMASNATDGFVKMIADEETDRVLGVHIVSAIASELIGQAAIAMEFCSSAEDLQMTVFAHPTVSEAIHEAALAVDNHAIHMANRKKR